One Luoshenia tenuis DNA window includes the following coding sequences:
- a CDS encoding energy-coupling factor ABC transporter ATP-binding protein, which translates to MIRIRDLSFKYQGDEGFALQNVDMDIAKGDFVGVIGASGAGKSTLIYAIGGVVPHHYTGDFYGSVCVKGQDTVETRPDELALTVGSVFQDIESQLTAMTVEDEVIFGLENYGTPRELVAQRLVQALEMTGIENLRHRALDTLSGGQKQKVAIAAILALQPEILVLDEPTGELDPRSSRQIFELLRKLNRDYGTTIVVVEQKIMLLSEFAGRLVVMEKGGVAYDGGVREVLGHSEALRRMGINVPRVVSLAEELRDRGLYDGPTPLNLDEAEQMARRVMGA; encoded by the coding sequence ATGATCCGGATTCGGGATTTGAGCTTTAAATATCAGGGCGACGAGGGCTTTGCCCTACAAAATGTGGATATGGATATAGCAAAGGGCGACTTTGTGGGTGTTATCGGCGCCAGCGGCGCGGGAAAGTCTACGCTGATCTACGCCATCGGGGGCGTGGTGCCGCACCACTACACCGGCGATTTTTACGGAAGCGTGTGCGTAAAAGGACAGGATACGGTGGAGACCCGGCCGGATGAACTGGCATTGACGGTGGGCAGCGTTTTCCAGGATATTGAAAGCCAGCTTACGGCCATGACCGTGGAGGACGAAGTGATCTTCGGCCTGGAGAATTACGGGACGCCGCGCGAGCTGGTGGCACAGCGGTTGGTACAGGCGCTGGAGATGACCGGAATCGAAAACCTGCGCCACCGGGCCCTGGACACCTTAAGCGGCGGGCAAAAGCAAAAGGTGGCCATTGCAGCCATTCTAGCTTTGCAGCCGGAGATACTGGTGCTGGATGAGCCTACGGGCGAGCTGGACCCCCGCAGCAGCCGGCAGATCTTTGAACTTTTAAGGAAGCTTAACCGGGATTATGGGACAACGATCGTCGTGGTAGAGCAGAAAATCATGCTGCTTAGCGAATTTGCGGGGCGGCTTGTGGTGATGGAAAAGGGCGGCGTGGCCTATGATGGCGGCGTGCGCGAGGTTTTGGGCCACAGCGAGGCGCTGCGGCGGATGGGGATCAACGTGCCGCGCGTGGTCTCGCTGGCGGAAGAGCTGCGCGATAGGGGCCTGTATGACGGGCCGACCCCGCTCAACCTGGACGAGGCGGAGCAAATGGCAAGGCGGGTGATGGGCGCATGA
- a CDS encoding tryptophan transporter, which produces METMEKRTQEQNAQKRVVAVQEKKGLGISEILLIGILLAAGAVLKFFVGSVINFGMKPNFIIAMYCLVMLLIRPKVYEAAIIGLLAGAICQFFPGQPYINIASELVGAVAMVLLMKIPMKIGKFSLAPVVCTFLATLVSGFAFIGIMYLMYYTGADITPTPLAAFMAIIFGTATINAVIVQVLFPPLKLAFRRK; this is translated from the coding sequence ATGGAAACGATGGAGAAACGGACACAGGAACAAAACGCACAAAAGCGGGTGGTCGCCGTGCAGGAGAAAAAGGGGTTGGGCATCTCGGAGATATTGCTGATCGGCATTTTGCTGGCCGCCGGCGCGGTGCTTAAATTCTTTGTAGGCTCCGTCATCAACTTTGGGATGAAACCCAATTTCATCATAGCCATGTACTGTCTGGTGATGCTGCTGATCCGGCCCAAGGTTTACGAGGCGGCGATCATCGGCCTGCTGGCCGGGGCGATCTGCCAGTTCTTCCCGGGGCAGCCGTATATCAACATTGCCAGCGAACTGGTGGGCGCGGTCGCCATGGTGCTGCTGATGAAGATCCCCATGAAGATCGGCAAATTTTCATTGGCGCCTGTGGTATGCACCTTTCTGGCCACGCTGGTCAGCGGGTTCGCCTTTATCGGCATCATGTATTTGATGTACTATACGGGGGCGGATATCACCCCCACGCCGCTGGCAGCCTTTATGGCCATCATCTTTGGCACGGCTACCATTAACGCGGTGATCGTGCAGGTGCTATTCCCGCCGCTGAAACTGGCTTTTCGGCGCAAATAG
- a CDS encoding DUF3298 and DUF4163 domain-containing protein, with protein sequence MACEITITEQQLTQELEYDFTPILHYDIRYPQFEGEGCEKGLEKINAFYSQCAQRLALYACKDLFAAAADQYDYDQENGFPVMPYELVANYTVTLNNGCTLSLYWDQYIFTGGAHGNTTRYGHSWDAKTGCALTLQDFFPRNFDYKIDLTEQIIGQIAEQIAAGNDIYFDNYEENVIAEFNPQNFYLTPEGLVIFYQQYAIAPYSSGIMEFTIPYYPCALPR encoded by the coding sequence ATGGCATGTGAAATTACTATAACCGAGCAGCAGCTGACCCAAGAACTGGAGTATGATTTTACTCCTATCCTGCACTACGATATCCGCTATCCCCAATTCGAGGGAGAGGGATGCGAAAAGGGCCTGGAAAAGATCAACGCCTTTTACAGCCAGTGCGCCCAACGTTTGGCCCTTTACGCCTGTAAGGATTTGTTTGCAGCCGCCGCTGACCAGTACGACTACGACCAGGAAAACGGCTTCCCCGTCATGCCCTACGAGCTGGTGGCCAACTATACGGTCACCCTAAATAACGGCTGTACCCTCAGCCTCTACTGGGACCAATACATATTTACCGGCGGCGCCCACGGCAATACCACCCGTTACGGCCACTCCTGGGACGCGAAAACGGGCTGCGCGTTGACGCTGCAGGACTTCTTCCCGCGCAATTTCGACTATAAAATTGATCTGACCGAGCAGATCATCGGCCAGATCGCCGAGCAGATCGCCGCGGGCAATGATATTTACTTTGACAATTATGAGGAGAACGTCATTGCCGAATTCAACCCTCAGAATTTCTACCTGACCCCGGAGGGGCTAGTCATCTTTTACCAGCAGTACGCCATCGCGCCCTATTCCAGCGGCATCATGGAATTTACCATCCCCTATTACCCCTGCGCCCTGCCCCGGTAG
- a CDS encoding ABC transporter permease/substrate-binding protein: protein MSNFFTLLVDKRWELLDLFVEHMNMTTIAVLISLAIGVPLGILICRSKKVSSIVIGIANVFQSIPSLALLAFAVPFVGIGTKPAIIMVIVYALLPIIKNTYTGISGIDPKMIEAARGTGLNRTQRLFKVQLPIAAPFIMAGVRISAVTAVGTMTIASFVGAGGLGWFINLGLNSGDPAMVLLGAIPASLLALLLDFILSKLEKVITPEGLKPADQIQHVSRKKRRRQKAVVFALCGILVALPIGTNIAESMGGQDRTVVIGTSNFTEAIILGYVYSELIEANTDLTVEQKFNLNGTTICFNALKGGSIDMVTSYTGTALTGMLQQPISSDVDGVYDTVKTMMQEQFGIRVSQPLGFNNNYVLSVRPETAQQYNLEKLSDLAAVSSELRLGATVDFIQREDNLPSLKEEYGINFKEENGLAANIRYQAITSAQVDIIDAFSTDAMLEKTQLTTLEDDRNFFPPYYAINLVREETLEQHPELEGVLAKLDGVLDEPTMRNMNYQVDVEGKDAQQVARDFLTEKGLI, encoded by the coding sequence GTGTCTAACTTTTTTACGCTGCTTGTGGATAAGCGATGGGAGCTGTTGGACCTGTTCGTCGAGCATATGAACATGACCACCATCGCGGTTCTGATCTCGCTGGCCATCGGCGTGCCGCTGGGCATTTTGATCTGCCGCAGCAAAAAGGTCTCCAGCATCGTGATCGGCATCGCCAATGTGTTCCAGTCCATCCCCAGCCTGGCGCTGCTGGCCTTTGCGGTGCCCTTTGTGGGCATCGGCACCAAGCCGGCCATCATTATGGTCATCGTCTATGCGCTGCTGCCCATCATTAAAAACACCTATACTGGCATCTCGGGGATCGACCCTAAGATGATCGAGGCGGCACGGGGAACGGGCCTGAACCGAACCCAGCGGCTGTTTAAGGTGCAGCTGCCTATCGCCGCCCCCTTTATCATGGCAGGCGTGCGCATATCCGCAGTAACGGCCGTGGGTACGATGACCATTGCCTCCTTTGTGGGCGCGGGCGGCCTGGGCTGGTTTATCAACCTGGGGCTGAACTCCGGCGACCCAGCGATGGTGCTGCTGGGCGCCATTCCGGCCTCGCTACTGGCGCTGCTGTTGGATTTTATCCTCTCCAAGCTGGAAAAGGTGATCACCCCCGAGGGGCTTAAACCCGCGGACCAGATCCAACACGTATCCCGCAAAAAGCGCAGGCGGCAAAAGGCCGTTGTTTTTGCCCTATGCGGTATTTTGGTGGCGCTGCCCATCGGCACCAATATCGCAGAGAGCATGGGCGGGCAGGATCGTACCGTCGTCATCGGCACCTCAAACTTTACCGAGGCCATCATCCTTGGTTATGTGTATAGTGAGCTGATCGAAGCGAATACCGATTTGACTGTGGAGCAGAAATTCAACCTGAATGGGACGACCATCTGCTTTAACGCCCTCAAGGGCGGCAGTATCGATATGGTGACCAGCTATACCGGCACGGCGCTGACCGGCATGCTGCAACAGCCCATCTCCAGCGATGTGGATGGGGTTTACGATACGGTCAAGACCATGATGCAGGAGCAGTTCGGTATCCGGGTCTCCCAGCCCCTGGGCTTTAATAATAACTATGTGCTTAGCGTGCGTCCGGAAACGGCGCAGCAATATAACCTGGAAAAGCTCTCCGACCTGGCGGCAGTCTCCTCGGAGCTGCGGCTGGGCGCTACGGTGGACTTTATCCAGCGCGAGGATAACCTGCCCAGCTTGAAAGAAGAATACGGCATAAATTTCAAGGAGGAAAACGGCCTGGCGGCCAATATTCGCTATCAGGCGATCACCAGCGCTCAGGTGGACATCATTGATGCGTTCTCCACCGATGCAATGCTGGAAAAGACTCAGCTGACGACCCTGGAGGACGACCGCAACTTTTTCCCGCCCTATTATGCCATCAACTTGGTGCGTGAGGAAACCCTGGAGCAGCATCCGGAATTAGAGGGGGTGCTGGCCAAGCTGGACGGCGTGCTGGATGAGCCTACTATGCGCAATATGAACTACCAGGTGGACGTAGAGGGCAAAGACGCCCAGCAGGTAGCGCGCGATTTTCTGACGGAAAAGGGATTGATCTAA